A region from the Microbacterium lacus genome encodes:
- a CDS encoding ABC transporter ATP-binding protein → MLQLRNLDKSYGAHRVLSDVSFDVPAGRLTGFVGGNGAGKTTTMRIVLGVLAADGGTVTLGGGPLGAEDRRRFGYMPEERGLYPKMKVLDQIVYLARLHGYSRSAATDAATSLLERLGLGERLGDNVETLSLGNQQRAQIAAALVHDPEVLILDEPFSGLDPIAVDVVAGVLQERAAAGTAVLFSSHQLDLVERLCDDLVIIADGTIRASGDRETLRRQHSAQRYELVSTGDAGWLRTEPGVEIVDFDGGYAVFDVDTHQTAQRVLKEAVARGDVGSFAPQHPTLAQIFREVIS, encoded by the coding sequence ATGCTGCAACTGCGAAATCTCGACAAGAGCTACGGCGCGCACCGGGTGCTCTCCGACGTGAGCTTCGACGTCCCCGCCGGGCGTCTGACCGGCTTCGTCGGAGGCAACGGTGCGGGCAAGACCACCACGATGCGCATCGTGCTCGGCGTCCTCGCCGCCGACGGGGGGACCGTGACGCTCGGCGGCGGACCGCTGGGGGCGGAGGACCGCCGCCGCTTCGGCTACATGCCGGAGGAGCGGGGCCTGTACCCCAAGATGAAGGTCCTCGACCAGATCGTCTACCTCGCTCGGCTGCACGGCTACTCGCGAAGCGCCGCGACGGATGCCGCCACGTCACTGCTGGAACGACTGGGGCTCGGCGAGCGGCTGGGCGACAACGTCGAGACGCTCTCGCTCGGCAATCAGCAGCGTGCGCAGATCGCCGCCGCCCTCGTGCACGACCCCGAAGTCCTCATCCTCGACGAGCCCTTCTCGGGGCTGGACCCGATCGCGGTGGACGTCGTGGCGGGCGTGCTGCAGGAGCGCGCCGCCGCCGGCACCGCCGTCCTGTTCTCCTCCCACCAGCTCGACCTCGTGGAGCGGCTGTGCGATGACCTCGTGATCATCGCCGACGGCACGATCCGCGCCTCCGGCGACCGTGAGACGCTCCGGCGCCAGCACTCGGCCCAGCGGTACGAACTCGTCTCCACCGGTGACGCCGGGTGGCTGCGGACCGAGCCCGGCGTCGAGATCGTCGACTTCGACGGTGGATACGCCGTCTTCGATGTCGACACCCATCAGACCGCTCAGCGGGTCCTCAAAGAGGCGGTCGCCCGCGGCGACGTCGGCAGCTTCGCCCCGCAGCATCCCACCCTCGCCCAGATCTTCCGAGAGGTCATCTCATGA
- a CDS encoding sensor histidine kinase, which translates to MAVVDASPVRPGPTARDRRADLVLALVILVGAVLSATLSAIGGIYGDEQGSMQLALVYAIVLAVPLAFRRRWPATVAVIISVAYFAAVTLRIPEVYVGNIAMFIALYTVGAWSTDRRRAAVVRIAIIIGMFAWLVIVMYRDALSSAEEAEVIAGAFSPVVAQVMLTILVNALYFGGAYYFGERAWASAAQRTALEARTAELEAERELTAAQAVALDRVGIARELHDVVAHHVSVMGVQAGAARATLATDPEASRRLLAGIETSAREAIDELHRLLDTLRTPGAAEDAPASTLGLDTLPALVAASDAAGLETTFTIIGDPVPVPPVTAVNLYRIAQEALTNARRHGGPGTTADVRLRYTDDGHVELEVVNTGRAVQEPRPGLGQLGMRERAAASGARIEIGPRDRGGFRVRVTVPLHFDAAAVS; encoded by the coding sequence GTGGCAGTCGTCGATGCATCTCCCGTCCGCCCCGGCCCGACCGCCCGTGACCGCCGCGCCGACCTCGTGCTCGCGCTGGTCATCCTCGTCGGCGCGGTCCTCAGCGCGACGCTGAGCGCGATCGGAGGGATCTACGGCGACGAGCAGGGCTCGATGCAGCTCGCGCTGGTCTACGCGATCGTCCTCGCCGTTCCGCTGGCCTTCCGCCGGCGCTGGCCGGCGACGGTGGCGGTCATCATCTCCGTGGCCTACTTCGCGGCGGTGACGCTGCGGATCCCCGAGGTGTACGTGGGCAACATCGCGATGTTCATCGCGCTGTACACGGTCGGCGCATGGTCCACGGATCGGCGCCGCGCGGCGGTCGTGCGGATCGCGATCATCATCGGGATGTTCGCCTGGCTCGTGATCGTGATGTACCGCGACGCACTCAGTTCCGCCGAGGAGGCGGAGGTGATCGCCGGAGCCTTCTCACCCGTTGTCGCGCAGGTGATGCTGACGATCCTCGTCAACGCCCTCTATTTCGGCGGCGCGTACTACTTCGGCGAACGGGCGTGGGCCTCGGCCGCCCAGCGCACCGCCCTGGAGGCGCGCACCGCCGAGCTCGAGGCCGAGCGCGAGCTCACCGCCGCGCAGGCTGTGGCGCTCGACCGGGTCGGCATCGCCCGCGAGCTGCACGATGTCGTCGCCCATCACGTGTCGGTGATGGGGGTGCAGGCAGGGGCCGCGCGCGCGACGCTCGCGACCGATCCCGAGGCGAGCAGGAGGCTGCTCGCAGGGATCGAGACATCCGCCCGGGAGGCGATCGACGAGCTGCACCGGCTGCTGGACACGCTGCGCACCCCGGGCGCAGCGGAGGACGCGCCCGCCTCGACCCTCGGTCTCGACACGCTGCCGGCTCTCGTGGCCGCCTCCGACGCCGCAGGTCTGGAGACGACGTTCACGATCATCGGCGACCCGGTCCCGGTGCCTCCGGTCACCGCGGTCAACCTCTATCGGATCGCCCAGGAGGCGCTCACGAACGCCCGCCGCCACGGCGGCCCGGGCACGACCGCGGACGTGCGGCTCCGCTACACCGACGACGGCCACGTCGAGCTCGAAGTGGTCAACACGGGCCGCGCCGTACAGGAGCCCCGACCGGGACTCGGCCAGCTCGGCATGCGCGAGCGTGCCGCGGCGTCGGGTGCCCGGATCGAGATCGGGCCGCGCGATCGGGGCGGCTTCCGGGTCAGGGTGACCGTGCCGCTGCACTTCGACGCGGCGGCGGTGTCATGA
- a CDS encoding response regulator transcription factor, producing the protein MIRVLLVDDHAVMRAGFRTILEAADGITVVGEAADGQQAIAAASAVRPDVICMDVQMPVLNGLEATRRIVADPAVAAAVIVITTFDRDEYLFEALEAGASGFLLKNAGADELVGAVRVVAAGDALLAPEVTRRVIERFGAASAAPAPPAEALPAAALLTEREAEVLRLVAQARSNAEIARELYIGEATVKTHVSNVLQKLGARDRVHAAVLAHQHGLA; encoded by the coding sequence ATGATCCGCGTGCTCCTGGTCGACGATCACGCCGTGATGCGCGCCGGATTCCGCACGATCCTCGAGGCGGCGGACGGCATCACCGTGGTCGGCGAAGCCGCCGACGGGCAGCAGGCGATCGCGGCGGCTTCCGCGGTGCGCCCGGACGTGATCTGCATGGACGTCCAGATGCCCGTCCTGAACGGGCTCGAGGCCACTCGCCGCATCGTGGCCGATCCGGCGGTCGCGGCGGCGGTGATCGTCATCACCACGTTCGACCGCGACGAGTACCTGTTCGAAGCCCTCGAGGCGGGCGCAAGCGGCTTCCTCCTCAAGAACGCCGGGGCAGACGAGCTGGTCGGGGCCGTGCGCGTGGTGGCGGCCGGCGACGCGCTGCTCGCCCCCGAGGTCACCCGGCGCGTGATCGAGCGCTTCGGCGCGGCATCCGCTGCCCCGGCCCCACCGGCGGAGGCCTTGCCGGCCGCGGCGCTGCTGACCGAGCGCGAGGCGGAAGTGCTCCGCCTCGTCGCCCAGGCGCGCAGCAACGCCGAGATCGCCCGTGAGCTCTACATCGGCGAGGCGACCGTGAAAACGCACGTGTCGAACGTGCTGCAGAAGCTCGGCGCGCGCGATCGGGTGCACGCCGCGGTGCTGGCGCACCAGCACGGGCTCGCCTGA